One Luoshenia tenuis genomic region harbors:
- the glgA gene encoding glycogen synthase GlgA, producing the protein MEQHFAPKKILHVASECVPFVKTGGLADVVGALPRALAKAGHDVRVILPKYGQIAEHYRNEMTHVTDFYLDLGWRHVFCGIEQLCQDGVTYYFVDNEYLFYRHYIYGWGNDEAERYAFFCRAVLNSLERIGFIPDVLHCHDWQSGMVPFLLKTQYAHLPAFSSIKTVFTIHNLQYQGLSNWPHVQEMLSIPDEYFRPDVLEFHGDLSFMKAGLTYADQLTTVSPTYAKEIQTPDYGERLEGLLSARQGQLHGILNGIDVLEYDPATDPKIFSVYTAGDLSGKAACKRSLQEEFGLEQNPKAMLIGMVGRLNTQKGLDLVEQVLGDFMQDEVQLVILGDGDAHFANFFSGSCQQYRGKLGAYIGFNLDLAHRIYAGCDAFLMPSLFEPCGLSQLIALRYGTLPIVRETGGLVDTVTSYNEQTGEGNGFSFAPYRASDMLYTIRRANYFYHMQKDVWHTLQQRAMSGDYSWDASARAYLELYSQV; encoded by the coding sequence ATGGAGCAACATTTCGCCCCTAAAAAGATTTTGCACGTCGCCAGCGAGTGCGTGCCCTTCGTCAAGACCGGTGGGCTTGCCGACGTAGTGGGTGCCCTGCCCCGCGCCCTGGCCAAAGCCGGGCACGACGTGCGGGTGATCCTACCCAAATATGGGCAGATCGCCGAGCATTACCGCAATGAGATGACCCATGTGACGGATTTCTACCTCGACCTGGGCTGGCGGCACGTTTTCTGCGGCATCGAGCAGCTGTGCCAGGATGGGGTCACCTATTATTTTGTGGATAACGAGTACCTGTTTTACCGCCATTATATCTACGGCTGGGGGAACGACGAGGCCGAGCGGTACGCCTTTTTCTGCCGCGCGGTGCTGAATTCCCTGGAGCGCATCGGCTTTATTCCGGATGTGCTGCACTGCCACGACTGGCAAAGCGGCATGGTCCCCTTCCTGCTCAAGACCCAATATGCGCATCTGCCCGCCTTCTCAAGCATAAAGACGGTATTTACTATCCACAACCTGCAATACCAGGGTCTCTCCAACTGGCCGCACGTACAGGAGATGCTGAGCATACCCGATGAATACTTCCGCCCGGATGTGCTGGAGTTCCACGGGGACCTGAGCTTTATGAAAGCTGGCCTGACCTATGCCGACCAGTTGACCACCGTCAGCCCCACCTATGCAAAAGAAATTCAAACGCCGGACTATGGCGAACGGCTGGAAGGCCTGCTCTCCGCCCGCCAAGGGCAGCTGCACGGCATCTTAAACGGTATTGACGTTTTGGAGTACGACCCGGCAACAGACCCCAAGATTTTCAGCGTATATACAGCCGGCGACCTCTCCGGCAAAGCGGCCTGCAAGCGCAGCTTGCAAGAGGAGTTTGGCCTGGAGCAAAACCCCAAGGCCATGCTGATCGGCATGGTCGGGCGGCTCAACACCCAAAAGGGGCTGGATCTGGTCGAACAGGTTCTGGGCGATTTTATGCAGGATGAGGTGCAGTTGGTGATCTTGGGCGACGGCGACGCGCATTTTGCCAATTTCTTCTCCGGTTCCTGCCAACAGTACCGGGGCAAGCTAGGGGCATACATCGGCTTTAACCTGGACCTGGCCCACCGGATCTATGCCGGATGCGATGCGTTTTTGATGCCCTCGCTCTTTGAGCCCTGCGGCCTTTCACAGCTGATTGCCCTGCGCTACGGCACGCTGCCCATCGTGCGGGAGACCGGCGGCCTGGTAGACACCGTTACCTCCTACAACGAGCAGACCGGTGAAGGCAACGGCTTCTCCTTTGCGCCCTACCGGGCCAGCGATATGCTCTACACCATCCGCCGGGCCAATTACTTTTATCACATGCAAAAGGATGTTTGGCATACACTACAGCAGCGTGCTATGTCCGGTGACTATAGTTGGGATGCCTCCGCGCGCGCCTATCTGGAGCTGTACAGCCAGGTTTAA
- the glgD gene encoding glucose-1-phosphate adenylyltransferase subunit GlgD produces MIKDTLGMIYTGEDSYHLRDLCSKRPIAAIPIWGRYRAIDFLLTNLVNSGVGNVGVIAQQNYNSLMDHLGSGKAWDLDRKRYGLRILPPYIDSSSSSTGYTGIVDALQRTMTYIRHAPQRYVILSGSSVLFKSTFDDALAQHVATNADITVFYKDATPAEMSAMVDGDFIQLREDNRIWDFEINPASPHSNQVMMNVFILEKSLLEYLIGEAFAHNEHNFTEGILMKRVKDLRLYGYDYKGYVARLDSVQSYFKHSMKILEPEMRQEIFYENGPVYTKVKDEVPTRYENGSHVSNSMIADGCVIEGSVEDSILFRSVHIAPGAVVKNCVIMQGSEIQSGAVLENVIIDKSAIIRRDRHLVGQENYPVLIGKNAIV; encoded by the coding sequence ATGATTAAAGATACCTTAGGGATGATTTATACCGGCGAGGACAGTTACCACCTGCGCGATCTTTGTTCCAAGAGGCCGATCGCCGCCATCCCCATTTGGGGGCGCTATCGGGCCATCGACTTTTTGCTGACCAACCTGGTCAACTCCGGCGTGGGCAACGTGGGCGTCATCGCCCAGCAAAACTATAACTCCTTAATGGATCACCTGGGCAGCGGCAAAGCCTGGGATCTGGACCGCAAGCGTTACGGCCTGCGCATTTTGCCGCCCTATATCGATTCGAGCAGTTCCTCCACCGGCTATACCGGCATTGTGGACGCGCTGCAGCGCACCATGACCTATATCCGTCACGCGCCGCAGCGATATGTGATTCTGTCCGGTTCCAGCGTGTTGTTTAAAAGCACCTTTGACGATGCGCTTGCCCAGCACGTGGCTACCAATGCGGACATCACCGTCTTTTATAAAGATGCCACCCCGGCGGAGATGAGCGCCATGGTGGACGGGGACTTTATCCAGCTGCGGGAGGATAACCGCATCTGGGATTTTGAGATCAACCCCGCCAGCCCGCACTCCAACCAGGTGATGATGAACGTGTTTATCCTAGAAAAATCGCTGCTGGAATACCTCATCGGCGAGGCCTTTGCCCATAACGAGCATAACTTTACCGAGGGCATCCTGATGAAGCGGGTCAAGGACCTGCGGCTGTACGGCTACGATTATAAGGGCTATGTGGCCCGGCTGGATTCGGTACAGAGCTACTTTAAGCACTCCATGAAGATATTGGAGCCGGAAATGCGCCAGGAGATCTTCTATGAAAACGGGCCGGTCTACACCAAGGTCAAAGACGAGGTGCCCACCCGGTATGAAAACGGCTCTCACGTTTCCAACTCCATGATCGCCGATGGTTGCGTGATCGAAGGGTCGGTTGAGGACAGCATCCTCTTCCGCTCGGTGCACATCGCCCCCGGCGCGGTGGTCAAAAACTGCGTGATCATGCAGGGCTCGGAGATCCAATCCGGCGCTGTCCTGGAAAACGTCATCATCGATAAGTCCGCCATCATCCGGCGGGACCGCCACCTGGTAGGCCAGGAGAATTACCCGGTGCTGATCGGGAAAAATGCCATCGTTTAG
- a CDS encoding glucose-1-phosphate adenylyltransferase: MKHKRCIAMLLAGGQGSRLGILTRNIAKPAVHFGGKYRIIDFPLSNCTNSDINTVGVLTQYQPLALNSYIAGGQPWDLDRTDGGVFVLPPYMKGQGGEWYKGTANAIYQNIPFIEQFSPEYVLILSGDHIYKMDYSMLLDFHESKGADCTIAVIEVPWNEASRFGIMNTDEDDRVIDFEEKPPEPKSNKASMGVYIFTWSALRKYLEADEENLLSSNDFGKNIIPSMLEDQLNLFAYPFRGYWKDVGTVYSLWEAHMDLIASPPRFELNDPMWRIYARNAVQPPHQICHGGEVTQSLVTEGCLVCGRVNHSVLFNSVQISEGAEVIDSVLMPGVKVERGARIYRAIVAPDTTVGAGSLIGVPLKEGTPDNEGITVIGTGAYVPPGMEIPQGQMLAAEDLQAGK; this comes from the coding sequence ATGAAACACAAAAGATGTATCGCGATGCTGCTGGCAGGCGGCCAAGGCAGCCGTCTGGGGATATTGACGCGCAATATCGCCAAGCCGGCCGTTCATTTTGGCGGAAAATACCGTATTATCGATTTTCCGCTTTCCAACTGCACCAACAGCGACATCAATACCGTGGGCGTTTTGACCCAGTACCAGCCGCTGGCACTAAACAGCTATATCGCCGGCGGCCAGCCCTGGGATCTGGACCGGACCGACGGCGGCGTATTCGTTCTGCCGCCCTATATGAAGGGGCAGGGGGGCGAGTGGTATAAGGGCACGGCCAACGCCATCTATCAAAACATCCCCTTTATCGAGCAGTTCTCTCCGGAGTACGTGCTCATCCTCTCGGGCGACCATATCTATAAGATGGATTACAGCATGCTGCTAGACTTCCACGAGTCCAAGGGGGCGGATTGCACCATCGCCGTGATCGAGGTGCCCTGGAACGAGGCCAGCCGCTTTGGCATCATGAATACCGACGAGGACGACCGGGTGATCGATTTTGAGGAAAAGCCGCCGGAGCCCAAGAGCAACAAGGCCTCCATGGGCGTGTACATTTTCACCTGGAGCGCGCTGCGCAAATACCTGGAGGCGGATGAGGAGAACCTGCTCTCCAGCAACGACTTTGGCAAAAACATCATCCCCAGTATGCTGGAGGATCAGCTCAATCTATTCGCCTATCCCTTCAGAGGGTACTGGAAGGATGTGGGAACGGTGTACAGCTTGTGGGAAGCCCATATGGACCTGATCGCCTCCCCGCCGCGCTTTGAGCTCAACGACCCCATGTGGCGCATCTATGCGCGCAACGCCGTGCAGCCGCCCCATCAGATCTGTCATGGCGGCGAGGTCACCCAATCGCTGGTGACGGAAGGCTGCCTGGTCTGCGGCCGGGTCAACCACAGCGTATTATTTAACTCGGTGCAGATATCCGAGGGCGCCGAGGTGATCGATTCGGTGCTGATGCCCGGCGTCAAGGTCGAACGCGGGGCGCGCATCTATCGCGCCATCGTCGCGCCGGACACCACCGTGGGGGCCGGCTCCCTGATCGGCGTACCGCTCAAAGAGGGTACGCCGGATAACGAGGGCATCACCGTCATCGGCACGGGCGCCTATGTGCCCCCGGGGATGGAGATCCCCCAAGGGCAGATGCTGGCGGCTGAAGACCTGCAAGCGGGCAAATAA
- the glgB gene encoding 1,4-alpha-glucan branching protein GlgB: MDIQFQSPVFAEKSALFTKGLLYDAYRYLGAHPLDAEKSQWQFVVWAPHAQKAAVVGEFNVWDYEANPMQPIGEGLFAAVIDHLAPGECYKYAFLTPEGKWIYKADPYGQAAQLRPATASCLADASGYAWGDADYLAAHAGQHQRSAPMSIYEVHLSSWRQHEDGSLMTYREIAAQLVDYVQEMGFTHVEFLPVMEYPLDDSWGYQVTGFFSVNSRYGQPEDFKYLVDQLHQAGIGVILDWVPAHFCKDDPGLRRFDGTPIYEHPNPLRGEHPEWGTCIFDYGRPQVRSFLISNAVYWMNEFHIDGLRVDAVSSMLYLDYAREAGHWLPNQYGGRENIEAIAFLRQLNDTVHAQKPSAIMIAEEATAWAMVTKPPYIGGLGFDYKWNMGWMNDTLNFMSMDSVYRKYHHDKLTFSLMYAFSENFILPLDHDEVVHGKKSLLGKMPGDYWQQFASLRLLLGYTFTHPGKKLLFMGTELAPFIEWRFYEGLEWHLLQYEMHRHMQGYVAALNHFYVEHAALWEEDFSWEGFMWLGANDSMHSIISFLRKGRAEQLVVICNFTPVAWEDYRINLPKPGTVEEIFSSDQPGWGGSGVTNTGLLHTQEVLWNDSPYSLQLRVPPLGVSILRYTPDPEPKPKRAPARKNSGAGKKAAKKNTAPDLDIAKGEREPAASPAKPAANIGKKPTAKGRKRAVSSQKKDDKTGIKADPS; this comes from the coding sequence ATGGATATACAATTTCAATCGCCTGTCTTTGCCGAAAAATCAGCACTTTTTACAAAGGGTTTGTTATATGATGCTTATCGCTACCTGGGCGCGCATCCGCTTGACGCGGAAAAAAGCCAGTGGCAATTTGTGGTCTGGGCCCCCCATGCCCAAAAGGCGGCCGTAGTAGGCGAGTTTAATGTATGGGATTATGAAGCCAACCCCATGCAGCCTATCGGGGAGGGGCTGTTCGCCGCGGTGATCGATCATCTTGCGCCGGGCGAGTGTTATAAATATGCATTTTTAACGCCGGAAGGCAAATGGATCTACAAGGCCGATCCTTATGGACAGGCCGCACAGCTGCGCCCCGCCACCGCCTCCTGCCTGGCGGATGCCAGCGGTTACGCCTGGGGGGATGCGGACTACCTGGCCGCCCACGCCGGGCAGCATCAGCGCAGCGCCCCCATGTCCATCTATGAGGTTCACCTGTCCTCCTGGCGCCAGCATGAGGATGGAAGCTTGATGACCTACCGGGAGATCGCCGCGCAGCTGGTGGATTACGTGCAGGAGATGGGCTTTACCCATGTGGAATTTCTGCCCGTGATGGAGTATCCCCTGGACGATTCCTGGGGCTACCAGGTCACGGGCTTTTTCTCGGTCAACTCCCGTTACGGGCAGCCCGAAGATTTCAAATATCTGGTCGATCAGCTGCACCAAGCGGGGATTGGCGTGATTCTGGACTGGGTGCCCGCTCACTTTTGCAAAGACGACCCGGGCCTGCGCCGGTTCGACGGCACGCCGATCTACGAACATCCCAATCCCCTGCGGGGCGAGCATCCCGAATGGGGTACCTGTATTTTTGACTACGGCCGCCCACAGGTGCGCAGTTTTCTGATCTCCAACGCCGTTTATTGGATGAATGAATTCCACATAGACGGCCTGCGGGTGGACGCGGTCTCCTCCATGCTCTATCTGGATTATGCGCGCGAAGCCGGCCACTGGTTGCCCAACCAATATGGCGGGCGGGAGAATATCGAGGCTATCGCCTTCCTGCGCCAACTAAACGATACGGTACACGCGCAAAAGCCCTCGGCGATCATGATCGCCGAGGAAGCTACCGCTTGGGCCATGGTCACCAAGCCGCCCTATATCGGGGGGCTGGGGTTTGATTACAAGTGGAATATGGGCTGGATGAACGATACGCTGAACTTTATGTCCATGGATTCGGTGTACCGCAAGTACCACCATGATAAGCTGACCTTTTCGCTGATGTACGCCTTTTCGGAAAATTTTATCCTTCCGCTGGATCACGACGAGGTGGTACACGGCAAAAAATCCCTGCTGGGCAAGATGCCGGGGGATTATTGGCAGCAGTTCGCCTCTTTGCGCCTGCTTTTGGGCTATACCTTTACCCATCCGGGGAAAAAACTGCTGTTTATGGGGACGGAGCTGGCACCTTTTATCGAATGGCGCTTTTACGAGGGGCTGGAATGGCACCTGCTGCAATATGAGATGCACCGGCACATGCAGGGTTATGTGGCCGCCCTCAACCACTTTTATGTGGAGCACGCCGCCCTGTGGGAGGAGGACTTCAGCTGGGAGGGCTTTATGTGGCTGGGCGCCAACGATTCGATGCACTCCATCATCTCCTTTCTGCGCAAGGGCCGCGCAGAGCAGCTGGTGGTGATCTGCAACTTTACCCCCGTGGCCTGGGAGGACTACCGCATCAACCTGCCGAAGCCCGGCACGGTAGAGGAGATCTTCTCCAGCGACCAGCCCGGCTGGGGCGGCTCGGGCGTGACCAATACCGGCCTGCTCCATACCCAGGAGGTATTGTGGAACGATAGCCCTTACTCCCTGCAGCTGCGCGTGCCGCCGCTGGGCGTGAGCATTTTGCGCTATACGCCCGACCCGGAACCTAAGCCCAAGCGCGCGCCAGCCCGGAAAAACAGCGGCGCCGGTAAAAAAGCTGCTAAAAAGAATACCGCACCGGACTTAGATATAGCCAAAGGAGAAAGAGAACCCGCCGCTTCTCCGGCAAAACCCGCCGCAAACATAGGCAAAAAGCCAACGGCAAAGGGTAGAAAGCGCGCGGTATCTTCTCAAAAAAAGGACGATAAAACCGGTATTAAGGCCGATCCGTCATAG
- a CDS encoding aldo/keto reductase, translating to MRYKRLGKTDMNVSVVTVGTWAIGGAGWGDVDRNESIKAIRAMLDNGVNFIDTAPVYGRGYSEEVVGDAISGLKRDDFYIATKVGLTWQGEDDPIVRNNGRENIFREIDLSLKRLKTDYVDLYIVHWPDFKTDPAETMGALTDLVKAGKIRNIGVSNYDEQMILDAEKYGVVGAIQPPYSMVNRSAEKLMKFCKERDIGTMTYGSLGAGILTGAIRELPNWDPSDTRLNFYDYFKEPKFSKIQQLLKVMDKIAEAHNAPVAQVTVNWSTQNPIVDTALMGVRNPREADENCAATAWELSAEEIDTLNKAIDQYLGEA from the coding sequence ATGAGGTACAAACGCTTAGGAAAGACCGATATGAACGTATCCGTCGTCACCGTGGGTACGTGGGCCATTGGCGGCGCCGGCTGGGGCGATGTGGACCGCAACGAGTCCATCAAGGCGATCCGCGCGATGCTGGATAACGGTGTAAACTTTATCGATACCGCGCCGGTATACGGCCGCGGCTATTCCGAGGAAGTGGTGGGCGATGCGATCAGCGGCTTAAAGCGCGACGATTTCTACATTGCCACCAAGGTGGGCCTGACCTGGCAGGGCGAGGACGATCCCATCGTGCGCAACAACGGCCGGGAGAACATCTTCCGCGAGATCGACCTTTCGCTCAAACGCTTAAAGACGGATTATGTGGACCTGTACATCGTCCACTGGCCGGACTTTAAGACTGACCCCGCCGAGACCATGGGCGCGCTGACCGATCTGGTCAAGGCCGGCAAGATCCGCAATATCGGCGTATCCAACTATGACGAGCAGATGATCCTGGACGCCGAGAAATACGGCGTGGTGGGCGCCATCCAGCCGCCGTACTCCATGGTCAACCGCAGCGCTGAAAAGCTGATGAAATTCTGCAAAGAGCGGGATATCGGCACCATGACCTATGGCTCTTTGGGTGCGGGTATTTTGACCGGCGCCATCCGCGAGCTGCCCAATTGGGACCCGTCGGATACGCGGTTGAATTTCTATGATTACTTTAAGGAGCCCAAGTTCTCCAAGATCCAGCAGCTGCTCAAGGTGATGGATAAGATTGCCGAGGCGCACAACGCGCCGGTAGCGCAGGTCACCGTCAACTGGAGCACGCAAAACCCCATCGTGGATACGGCGCTGATGGGCGTGCGCAATCCCCGCGAGGCGGACGAGAACTGCGCCGCTACCGCCTGGGAACTCTCCGCCGAGGAGATCGATACCTTGAACAAGGCGATCGACCAATATCTGGGCGAAGCATAA
- a CDS encoding DUF4838 domain-containing protein has protein sequence MRWNLLYPAAEQTLAFAADELKDYLERMAPELAIAQNGAQGEGVPVHLRVGEPGELDMPEDADPALDDCYSVEIGPEGGQLVGSNPRSVLLAVYAYLTRLGCRFLRPGRRYEHVPKVEDEALAQAFQKAASLRHRGICIEGADAIENVLDTIDWLPKVGYNSFFIQFRIPYFFLENWYRHTGNPCLEAGEFNMALALHYTDEMIAAIKRRGLLEHRAGHGWTGEAIGYPGLGWQRSAQQPREEVRPLLAQVDGKRTFWNGIPLNTNLCYSNPAVIERVSEEIACYARDNPDVDYLHVWLADTYNNICECEACQKEHPTDQYIRLLNAADEKLRRMGLHTRIVFLLYQELLWPPQKERFNHPERFILMFAPITRTFNASYPAMEGLPPIPEYRRNRITLPTSLQENLAYYAAWRKVFSGDSFVYDYPLTRAHYGDLGYVGISRIISGDIKQLAPMGFGGYMSCQQIRAALPNALPNYVMGLTLMDTDQAFEPLARDYFAHAYGEQGEAVYAYLSALSALSDCDYLMGIGPRENAQVRENMAACLKKIDAFAPVIERNVACQTGLRLDFWQHLSYHADYARALARTLMDLAAGDTRQMETDWGKWRELICKNEMDYQGCLDVYRVSEITSKYTGFPRVESIDLF, from the coding sequence ATGCGGTGGAACCTGCTTTATCCGGCGGCGGAACAAACGCTGGCCTTTGCGGCCGATGAACTCAAAGATTACCTGGAGCGGATGGCACCGGAGCTTGCGATAGCGCAAAACGGCGCGCAGGGGGAGGGCGTCCCTGTGCATTTGCGGGTGGGGGAGCCAGGAGAACTGGACATGCCCGAGGATGCTGACCCGGCACTGGACGACTGCTACAGCGTGGAGATCGGCCCGGAGGGTGGCCAGCTGGTGGGCAGCAACCCCAGAAGCGTGCTGCTGGCGGTATACGCATACCTTACCCGGCTGGGCTGCCGGTTCTTAAGGCCGGGAAGGCGCTATGAGCATGTCCCTAAAGTGGAGGATGAGGCGCTGGCACAGGCCTTTCAAAAGGCGGCCAGCCTGCGGCACCGGGGCATTTGCATCGAAGGGGCGGACGCCATCGAAAACGTGCTCGATACCATCGACTGGTTACCTAAGGTGGGCTACAATAGTTTTTTTATCCAGTTCCGCATCCCCTATTTCTTTTTGGAGAACTGGTACCGGCATACCGGCAACCCCTGCCTGGAAGCGGGCGAGTTTAATATGGCGCTGGCGCTGCACTATACGGACGAGATGATCGCCGCGATCAAGCGGCGCGGCCTGTTAGAGCACCGCGCGGGGCATGGCTGGACGGGAGAAGCCATCGGTTATCCGGGCCTGGGGTGGCAGCGCAGCGCCCAGCAGCCCCGAGAGGAAGTGCGTCCGCTGCTGGCGCAGGTGGATGGCAAACGCACGTTTTGGAATGGCATTCCGCTCAACACCAATCTGTGTTATTCTAATCCGGCGGTCATCGAGCGGGTGAGCGAGGAGATCGCCTGCTATGCCAGAGACAACCCGGACGTGGATTATCTGCACGTCTGGCTGGCGGATACCTATAACAATATCTGCGAGTGTGAGGCCTGCCAAAAGGAACATCCAACGGATCAATACATCCGCCTGCTCAACGCAGCGGATGAAAAGCTCCGGCGCATGGGGCTGCATACCCGCATTGTGTTTTTGCTTTACCAGGAGCTTTTATGGCCGCCGCAAAAAGAGCGGTTTAACCACCCTGAACGTTTTATCCTGATGTTTGCTCCCATTACGCGCACCTTTAACGCCAGCTATCCGGCGATGGAAGGCCTGCCGCCCATCCCGGAATACCGGCGCAACCGCATCACCCTACCGACCAGCCTGCAGGAAAACCTGGCCTACTATGCCGCCTGGCGTAAGGTTTTTAGCGGGGATAGCTTTGTCTACGATTACCCGCTGACCCGCGCCCACTATGGCGACCTGGGCTATGTGGGCATCTCCCGCATCATCAGCGGGGATATCAAGCAGCTGGCGCCCATGGGGTTTGGAGGTTATATGAGCTGCCAGCAGATCCGCGCGGCCCTGCCCAATGCCCTGCCCAATTACGTGATGGGCCTGACGTTGATGGACACGGACCAGGCGTTTGAACCCCTGGCGCGGGACTACTTTGCCCATGCTTATGGGGAGCAGGGCGAGGCGGTCTACGCTTATCTAAGCGCGCTTTCCGCCCTGAGCGACTGCGATTATCTGATGGGCATCGGCCCGCGGGAAAACGCGCAGGTGCGGGAAAACATGGCGGCCTGCCTGAAAAAGATCGACGCCTTTGCTCCGGTGATCGAACGCAACGTGGCGTGTCAGACGGGGCTGCGGTTGGATTTTTGGCAGCACCTTAGCTACCATGCGGATTACGCACGGGCCCTGGCGCGCACGCTGATGGATCTGGCAGCCGGGGATACCCGGCAGATGGAAACGGACTGGGGAAAATGGCGGGAGCTGATCTGCAAAAACGAGATGGACTATCAGGGCTGCCTGGATGTATACCGGGTCAGCGAGATCACCAGCAAATACACCGGCTTTCCCCGGGTGGAGAGCATTGACCTGTTTTAA
- a CDS encoding LysR family transcriptional regulator, translated as MTIRHLRIFIAVADAGKMSLAAKHLYLAQPTVSQAIGELEQHYGCKLFERLSKKLYITPAGTRLLGYARHIVAQFDDMEADIKQTSQAPRLMIGATMTVGACVLSGIVSRFEGEHPAARCQLYIDNTREIEARLLKSELDLAIVEGQVKSRDLQVHPLFRDELILVCPPGHPLVQRSHLHLCDLQDQPFILREDGSGTRALFMQALAENGVSIEAKWVCHSPESIKSALLAGQGMTVISRRLVQGELDSGLLVQLPLQDVRLTRFFSLVYHKNKFISPTLRLFFAQCDQICAEQNLPPLPINALQG; from the coding sequence ATGACTATTCGCCACCTTCGCATCTTTATCGCCGTGGCCGATGCGGGCAAGATGAGCCTGGCCGCAAAGCATCTGTATCTCGCCCAGCCCACCGTCAGCCAGGCGATCGGCGAGCTGGAGCAGCACTATGGCTGTAAGCTTTTTGAGCGGCTCTCCAAAAAGCTCTATATCACCCCCGCAGGCACCCGCCTTTTAGGATACGCGCGCCACATCGTCGCCCAATTTGACGATATGGAGGCAGACATCAAGCAAACCTCCCAGGCGCCCAGGCTGATGATCGGCGCGACGATGACGGTGGGCGCCTGTGTGCTGTCCGGCATCGTATCCCGTTTCGAAGGGGAACATCCCGCAGCACGCTGCCAGTTGTATATCGACAATACCCGCGAGATCGAGGCCCGGCTGCTGAAAAGCGAGCTGGACCTGGCCATCGTCGAGGGGCAGGTCAAAAGCCGTGATCTTCAGGTGCATCCCCTCTTCCGGGACGAGCTGATCCTGGTCTGTCCTCCCGGGCATCCGCTGGTCCAGCGCAGTCACCTTCATTTGTGCGATTTACAGGATCAGCCCTTTATCCTCCGGGAGGACGGCAGCGGCACGCGGGCGTTATTTATGCAGGCTTTGGCCGAAAACGGCGTCTCCATTGAGGCCAAATGGGTCTGCCATAGCCCCGAGTCCATCAAAAGCGCCCTGCTGGCCGGTCAGGGGATGACCGTGATCTCCCGCCGTCTGGTGCAGGGAGAGCTGGACAGCGGGCTTTTGGTGCAGCTCCCCTTACAGGATGTTCGCCTCACTCGCTTTTTTAGCCTGGTCTATCATAAAAACAAGTTTATCTCCCCCACTTTGCGCCTGTTTTTTGCCCAATGCGACCAGATCTGCGCCGAGCAAAATCTGCCGCCTCTGCCGATTAACGCCTTGCAGGGGTAA
- a CDS encoding 4Fe-4S binding protein, protein MEISAEQRKKVKGEGFLSNNDGVHFSARIITENGVLNAKQLRNISEVADKYGNGDIAFTARLTLEVPGINFEDIEAVKEYVAREGMETGGTGAKVRPVVACKGTVCTFGLIDTQALAKEIHRRFYKGYRAVALPHKFKIAVGGCPNNCVKPELNDLGIVGQRVPVLDVEACRGCGKCSIVQTCPVGAAKVTEGKLVIDPAVCNNCGRCAQVCYFKALAHQEAGYKVYVGGRWGKDIRHGTALKTIFTSKEEVLDVIEKAILLFKEQGRAGERFATLVERLGMEQVEQMLLADDLLQRKEEILGGSDAC, encoded by the coding sequence ATGGAAATTAGCGCAGAACAACGCAAAAAGGTCAAGGGCGAGGGCTTTTTATCCAATAACGACGGCGTGCATTTTTCCGCCCGCATCATTACGGAGAACGGCGTACTGAATGCCAAACAGTTAAGAAACATCAGCGAGGTGGCCGACAAGTACGGCAACGGCGATATCGCCTTTACTGCGCGGCTGACGCTGGAGGTCCCCGGCATTAATTTTGAGGACATCGAGGCTGTGAAGGAATATGTAGCCCGCGAGGGGATGGAGACCGGCGGCACTGGGGCAAAGGTGCGCCCGGTAGTGGCCTGCAAGGGGACGGTGTGCACCTTTGGTCTGATCGATACCCAGGCCCTGGCCAAGGAGATCCACCGCCGCTTTTATAAGGGCTACCGCGCCGTGGCGCTGCCGCACAAGTTTAAGATCGCCGTGGGCGGCTGCCCCAATAACTGCGTCAAGCCCGAACTGAATGACCTGGGCATCGTAGGGCAACGGGTGCCGGTGCTGGATGTGGAGGCCTGCCGGGGATGCGGCAAGTGCAGCATCGTACAGACCTGCCCGGTGGGTGCCGCCAAGGTGACTGAAGGCAAACTGGTGATCGATCCTGCGGTATGCAATAACTGCGGCCGCTGTGCGCAGGTTTGCTACTTTAAGGCGCTGGCGCACCAGGAGGCGGGCTATAAGGTCTATGTGGGCGGCCGCTGGGGCAAGGATATCCGCCACGGCACCGCGCTTAAGACCATCTTTACCAGCAAGGAAGAGGTGCTGGATGTGATCGAAAAGGCCATCCTGCTGTTTAAAGAACAGGGCCGGGCGGGCGAGCGGTTTGCTACGCTGGTGGAACGCCTGGGCATGGAACAGGTGGAGCAGATGCTGCTGGCGGATGACCTGCTGCAGCGCAAAGAGGAGATTTTGGGAGGTTCGGACGCGTGCTGA